The stretch of DNA CCCGCTAGAGTTCCGGCCACGACTTGCGCCACATTGTGCGATCCGAGGTGAACGCGCGACCATCCCAGTAAAACAAGAAATGGTGCTGCAACGATGAGCCACGGCCCTGTGATCGGAACCAGCGCGCTCAGGGGTCCGGTAGTGCCCATCATGTGTGCACTTATTTTCCAGAAACGGTTGATAATCGCCAGGATGAGGGTGTTGACGGAATAACACCAGAGGAGACCCCATAAAAACATCGAAGCGTCGAGTACCATGAGGACGATCATACCGACCAGCGAGGTGGCTACGCTGAACAGATACGGTCCATCGCGCTGCGAGCGCTCTGGAACGTCGTACGCTCCCACACGACCCCTGTGGGTCAACCACAAGACGAATGCGATCTGGATGCCCCCGGAAGCGGCTACAGCGGTGCTCCAGACAGCAGCGAGATGCGCGAGACCGCCATGCTCGTAGTGCAGAACATAGAACGTGCAGACAATGGCCGCGGGCACAGGAGGCACCATCAGGACCGAGGCGGCGCGCGCGATGGAAGTGGGGTTCATGACTCGAGGAACCGTCGACCGCGTGACTTCGTTGAGTATTCGGTTGGACACATTGTAATCTCCGAGGCAAAAGCATGACACGTTTCGAAAGGCACGTATTCATTTGCGAGAATCAGCGGCCGGAAGGTCACCCTCGCGGCTGTTGCGCAAACAAAGGATCAAAGGAAGTGCGTGCGCGTTTCCGCGAGGCGCTCCGCAGCATGGGCCTGAATGATGTGATCCGGGCGAATAGCGCCGGGTGCCTGGATGCCTGCGAGTTTGGCGTGAGTCTGGTGGTCTATCCTGACGCCGTATGGTATGGTGGCGTCACAGTCGACGATGTCGAAGAGATTGTGGAATCCCATATCGTGGGCGGGACCCCGGTGGAGCGTCTCCGAATAAAGGACGCAGCGTACGGTCACGTCTGAAGCCGCTAGTTATTTCTTCTCGGGCAGTTGAAGCTCGTTCCACTTTTCCACAACGGCTTTTGCGAGATCTCGTGCGGAAGCTGAATTCTGCCCGGTGATCAATCGATGTTCCACGATCACATTCGACACGTGTGCAGCACCTTTAAAGATTATGGCCCCGCCTCGCCGCAGGGCGGTTTCGAGTGCGTAGGGGAGATTTTCATTGATTCCGCGAAGGCGTTCCTCCTCGTCCGTCGCGCAGGTGATTCTACTTTTGGCGTAAATGTACTCACCAGTGCTGAGCTTCGTGTTCAACAGCACTGCAGCCCCCTGGCCTAGTGTCGCCACAATGCCGCGCTTGGCAAAGATCTTGGCAGTCAATCCATGGGCCGCTTCATCCACGAGGAAGTCCCACAGAGCACCATGTCCTCCGGCAAAGAGGACCACGTCGTACGCGGAGGGCGAGATGCGGGCGGTAGGGATCGTGGTGCTGAGTTTCTGCTGCAGGACAGTATCCTCGCGAGAGAAAGTGAACCATCTGTCGCTACTGTCAATACTGGCAGGATCCACAGGCGCCTTGCCGC from Ignavibacteriota bacterium encodes:
- a CDS encoding (2Fe-2S) ferredoxin domain-containing protein yields the protein MTRFERHVFICENQRPEGHPRGCCANKGSKEVRARFREALRSMGLNDVIRANSAGCLDACEFGVSLVVYPDAVWYGGVTVDDVEEIVESHIVGGTPVERLRIKDAAYGHV
- a CDS encoding type 1 glutamine amidotransferase domain-containing protein, encoding MKSWFNVARALLFAFALLFPCRVAFAQTEARVLIVTTSQSSLSGLPTRTGFHLPDVLHPYYVFLQAGWTVDIASPAGGKAPVDPASIDSSDRWFTFSREDTVLQQKLSTTIPTARISPSAYDVVLFAGGHGALWDFLVDEAAHGLTAKIFAKRGIVATLGQGAAVLLNTKLSTGEYIYAKSRITCATDEEERLRGINENLPYALETALRRGGAIIFKGAAHVSNVIVEHRLITGQNSASARDLAKAVVEKWNELQLPEKK